The Janthinobacterium lividum genome has a window encoding:
- a CDS encoding hydrolase yields the protein MTNPKLEVLTPDNCQIIFIDQQPQMAFGVQSMDRQALKNNTVGLAKAAKVFNIPTIITTVETESFSGHTYPELLDVFPGKDILERSSMNSWDDQKVRDALAANGKKKVVVSGLWTEVCNNSFALCAMLEGDYEIYMVADASGGTSKEAHDYAMQRMIQAGVVPVTWQQVLLEWQRDWAHKETYDAVMAIVREHSGAYGMGVDYAYTMVHKAPQRTHGDHVTLAPVPAK from the coding sequence ATGACCAATCCGAAACTGGAAGTCCTTACCCCCGACAATTGCCAGATCATCTTCATCGACCAGCAGCCGCAAATGGCGTTCGGCGTGCAGTCGATGGACCGCCAGGCGCTGAAAAACAATACCGTGGGCCTGGCCAAGGCCGCAAAAGTGTTCAACATCCCCACCATCATCACCACCGTCGAAACGGAAAGCTTCTCCGGCCACACCTATCCGGAACTGCTCGACGTTTTCCCCGGCAAGGATATCCTCGAGCGCAGCTCGATGAATTCGTGGGATGACCAGAAGGTGCGCGATGCGCTGGCCGCCAACGGCAAGAAGAAGGTCGTCGTGTCGGGCCTGTGGACGGAAGTGTGCAACAACAGCTTCGCCCTGTGCGCGATGCTCGAAGGCGATTACGAGATCTATATGGTGGCCGATGCCTCGGGCGGCACTTCGAAGGAAGCGCACGACTACGCCATGCAGCGCATGATCCAGGCTGGCGTGGTGCCCGTGACGTGGCAGCAGGTGCTGCTGGAATGGCAGCGCGACTGGGCGCACAAGGAAACCTATGACGCCGTCATGGCCATCGTGCGCGAACATTCGGGCGCCTACGGCATGGGTGTCGACTACGCTTACACGATGGTGCACAAGGCGCCGCAACGTACCCATGGCGACCACGTGACCCTGGCGCCAGTGCCGGCCAAGTAA
- a CDS encoding amidohydrolase, with product MPEHTLPATAPLILLNGCFHTVDKSCPQASAVAIADGKFLAVGDADDVMRHRAPDSRVIDLGGRTVIPGLNDSHLHLIRGGLNYNLELRWEGVPSLADALRMLKEQALRTPNPQWVRVVGGWNEFQFAEKRMPTLDEINAAAPDTPVFILHLYDRALLNRAALRVVGYDKNTPNPPGGEIVRDASGNPTGMLIARPNAMILYATLAKGPTLPRELQVNSTRQFMRELNRLGLTSAIDAGGGFQNYPEDYAVVDQLASEGQLTIRIAYNLFTQNKGRELEDFEKWTEMVTPGQGDDYYRHNGAGEMLVFSAADFEDFLEPRPDLAPGMDDELEKVVRHLVSKRWPFRLHATYDESIDRMLTVFEKVNRDIPFDGLHWMFDHCETITPKNIDRVKALGGGIAIQHRMAFQGEYFVDRYGAEAAKATPPIARMLQTGVPVGGGTDATRVASYNPWTALYWLVSGRTVGGLRLYDAGSHLSRDTALELWTAGSAWFSSEQGKKGRIQEGMLADLAVLSADFFSIDEEAIKSIESVLTIVGGKIVYGQAEFTKLAPPPIPVLPDWSPVKNVAGHYRAAPPQKSSVMQHQCQGACGVHAHAHDVARKSSVPVSSHSGFWGALGCSCFAF from the coding sequence ATGCCAGAACATACCCTCCCCGCCACCGCCCCCTTGATCTTGCTCAATGGCTGCTTTCATACCGTCGATAAAAGCTGCCCGCAAGCGAGCGCGGTGGCCATCGCCGACGGCAAATTCCTCGCCGTCGGCGATGCCGACGACGTCATGCGCCACCGCGCGCCCGACAGCCGCGTGATCGACCTGGGTGGCCGCACCGTGATTCCCGGCCTGAACGACTCGCACCTGCACCTGATCCGTGGCGGCTTGAACTACAACCTGGAATTGCGCTGGGAAGGCGTGCCTTCGCTGGCCGACGCCCTGCGCATGCTCAAGGAACAGGCCCTGCGCACGCCGAACCCGCAATGGGTGCGCGTGGTCGGTGGCTGGAATGAATTCCAGTTCGCGGAAAAGCGCATGCCGACCCTCGATGAAATCAACGCCGCGGCGCCAGATACGCCCGTCTTCATCTTGCACCTGTACGACCGCGCCCTGCTCAACCGCGCCGCCTTGCGCGTGGTCGGCTACGATAAAAATACGCCGAATCCGCCCGGCGGCGAAATCGTGCGCGACGCTTCCGGCAACCCGACCGGCATGCTGATAGCACGCCCGAACGCCATGATTTTATATGCAACCCTGGCCAAGGGTCCGACCCTGCCGCGCGAATTGCAGGTCAACTCCACGCGCCAGTTCATGCGCGAACTCAATCGCCTCGGCCTGACCAGCGCCATCGACGCGGGCGGTGGCTTCCAGAATTATCCGGAAGACTACGCGGTGGTCGATCAGCTGGCAAGCGAAGGGCAGCTGACGATACGCATCGCCTACAACCTGTTCACGCAAAACAAGGGCCGCGAACTGGAAGATTTTGAAAAATGGACGGAGATGGTCACGCCGGGCCAGGGCGACGATTACTACCGCCATAACGGCGCCGGCGAAATGCTGGTGTTTTCCGCCGCCGACTTCGAGGATTTCCTCGAGCCGCGCCCGGACCTGGCGCCCGGCATGGACGACGAACTGGAAAAGGTGGTGCGCCACCTGGTCTCCAAACGCTGGCCCTTCCGCCTGCACGCCACCTATGACGAATCGATCGACCGCATGCTGACGGTCTTTGAAAAGGTCAACCGCGATATCCCGTTCGACGGCCTGCACTGGATGTTCGACCACTGCGAAACCATCACGCCGAAAAACATCGACCGGGTCAAGGCGCTGGGCGGCGGCATCGCCATCCAGCACCGCATGGCCTTCCAGGGCGAGTACTTTGTCGACCGCTACGGTGCCGAAGCGGCCAAGGCCACGCCGCCGATCGCGCGCATGCTGCAAACGGGCGTGCCGGTGGGCGGCGGCACCGACGCCACCAGGGTCGCCAGCTACAACCCGTGGACGGCGCTGTACTGGCTGGTATCGGGCCGCACCGTGGGCGGCTTGCGCCTGTACGACGCGGGCAGCCATTTGTCGCGCGACACGGCGCTGGAACTGTGGACGGCGGGCAGCGCTTGGTTCTCCAGCGAGCAAGGCAAGAAGGGCCGCATCCAGGAAGGCATGCTGGCCGACCTGGCCGTGCTGAGCGCGGATTTTTTCAGCATCGATGAAGAGGCGATCAAGTCGATCGAATCGGTGCTCACCATCGTCGGCGGCAAGATCGTCTACGGCCAGGCGGAATTTACCAAGCTGGCGCCGCCCCCGATTCCCGTGCTGCCCGACTGGTCGCCCGTGAAAAACGTGGCCGGCCACTACCGCGCCGCGCCGCCGCAAAAGAGCAGCGTCATGCAGCACCAGTGCCAGGGTGCCTGCGGCGTGCACGCCCACGCCCACGACGTGGCGCGCAAGAGTTCCGTGCCCGTCTCCAGCCACTCCGGCTTCTGGGGCGCGCTGGGGTGCAGCTGCTTTGCGTTTTGA
- a CDS encoding two-component regulator propeller domain-containing protein, translating into MRLPVLAALCCLPLLLLFSPPGLAIGAARGIHQLQHTSWTSRDGAPDDISVIAQGGDGFLWLGTHSGLVRFDGLRFAPLRARKGAFPDTVTLALKRAADGGMWVGWQVGGISHVKDGVVRNYGEAQGVRPGSVWGFAIDATGAVWAAGVAGVSRFDGRRWQAMGPAQGYTAQKASAVFADRDGRLGVFSEQGVFLWQPGQARFAPPVGGLDLRAPPQQGPDGRLYLLEQRGIRIIDTLERYDQLDHRWIYRDTSGTSGSMLVDRQGTLWFDSQFGLHRTRSAGALGPQQLGISGDTESFLPRDGLSNVLIGSLCDDNEGNVWVSTYAGLDRFRQAAPVILSARGPGGARGLPRPAAVARHRGPHVAVAGRRCAADAGCARRQGAARTRAGTHHGHHGRAARHPRRHPRRLAAARWRGWPPARDDCLSAGSGRPETGAHGSERARRQPVGDFQRRRRVPVHGRRMAARNGLARGRAQSAAGAAGRCGRPPVAVLSGRQRGGARGRAPGQLWSRAGPEPG; encoded by the coding sequence ATGCGTCTGCCCGTCCTGGCCGCGCTGTGCTGCCTGCCCTTGCTGCTGTTGTTCAGCCCTCCCGGGCTGGCCATCGGCGCGGCGCGCGGCATTCACCAGCTGCAGCACACCAGCTGGACGTCCAGGGATGGCGCGCCGGACGATATCAGCGTCATCGCCCAGGGCGGCGACGGCTTCCTGTGGCTGGGCACCCATTCTGGCCTGGTGCGTTTTGACGGCCTGCGTTTCGCGCCCTTGCGCGCGCGCAAGGGCGCGTTTCCCGATACGGTGACCTTGGCCCTCAAGCGCGCAGCCGACGGCGGCATGTGGGTGGGCTGGCAAGTGGGCGGCATCAGCCATGTCAAGGATGGCGTGGTGCGCAATTACGGCGAGGCGCAGGGTGTGCGGCCCGGTTCCGTCTGGGGTTTCGCCATCGACGCCACGGGCGCCGTGTGGGCCGCCGGTGTGGCCGGGGTCTCGCGCTTCGATGGTCGGCGCTGGCAGGCGATGGGGCCGGCGCAGGGCTACACGGCGCAAAAGGCCTCGGCCGTATTTGCTGACCGCGACGGCAGGCTGGGCGTGTTCAGCGAACAGGGCGTGTTCCTCTGGCAGCCGGGCCAGGCGCGCTTCGCGCCGCCCGTGGGCGGCCTGGACTTGCGCGCGCCACCGCAGCAGGGACCGGACGGCCGCCTGTATCTGCTGGAGCAGCGCGGCATCCGCATCATCGATACGCTCGAGCGCTACGACCAGCTCGACCATCGCTGGATCTACCGCGATACGAGCGGCACCAGCGGCAGCATGCTGGTCGACCGCCAGGGCACCCTGTGGTTCGACAGCCAGTTCGGCCTGCACCGCACGCGCAGTGCCGGCGCGCTGGGGCCGCAACAGCTGGGCATCAGCGGCGACACGGAATCGTTCCTGCCCCGCGACGGCTTGAGCAATGTGCTGATCGGGTCCCTGTGCGATGACAACGAAGGCAATGTCTGGGTCTCCACGTATGCAGGCCTGGACCGCTTTCGCCAGGCCGCGCCCGTGATCCTCAGCGCGCGGGGGCCCGGAGGTGCCCGAGGTCTTCCGCGCCCAGCAGCTGTCGCCCGGCACCGGGGGCCGCATGTGGCTGTCGCGGGAAGGCGATGCGCCGCTGATGCTGGTTGCGCCCGACGGCAAGGTGCTGCGCGCACCCGCGCTGGGACCCATCACGGCCATCATGGCCGCGCCGCGCGGCATCCGCGTCGGCACCCGCGCCGGCTTGCTGCAGCTCGATGGCGAGGTTGGCCGCCTGCTCGAGACGATTGCCTATCCGCCGGAAGCGGCCGCCCTGAAACGGGTGCGCATGGCAGTGAGCGCGCCCGACGGCAGCCTGTGGGCGATTTTCAGCGGCGCCGGCGTGTTCCAGTACACGGGCGGCGCATGGCGGCGCGAAACGGCCTTGCCCGAGGGCGGGCGCAAAGTGCCGCTGGTGCTGCTGGCCGATGCGGCCGGCCGCCTGTGGCTGTCCTATCCGGACGGCAGCGTGGCGGTGCTCGAGGGCGGGCGCCTGGCCAGTTATGGTCCCGCGCAGGGCCTGAACCTGGGTAA
- a CDS encoding triple tyrosine motif-containing protein produces the protein MVDGRSVAVADYERLPAGTRDVQFDYNASSLGTPARLRFRYRLEGYDKDWQNADDRRQAQYTGLGPGAYRFQVMALNGDGVASTVAQLPFRVLPAFYQTWWFRSLCAAALLAAAYGAYRWRLRQHAARLQTRMEAQQAERERIARELHDTLLQGTQAMILHFHNASMAIAEDDPARAAMLRALDDADRMLGEGRDHVHDLRAGDAAGARWSAILRREGERLAAQHGIVFRYAEEGEARLLHARAAHEIYRIASEALRNAFQHARAQVVEVVVRYACGGIELLVRDDGQGLPPVVAANGQIPGHWGMPGMRERAARLGARLSVGGRDGGGTQWRLRVPARRAWPAEHGPLRRWWQRWRRSGVEDAAP, from the coding sequence ATGGTCGATGGCCGGAGCGTCGCCGTCGCCGACTACGAGCGCCTGCCTGCCGGCACGCGCGACGTGCAGTTCGATTACAACGCCAGCAGCCTGGGCACGCCGGCGCGCCTGCGTTTCCGCTATCGGCTGGAAGGGTATGACAAGGACTGGCAGAACGCGGATGATCGGCGCCAGGCGCAATACACGGGCCTGGGACCGGGCGCCTACCGTTTCCAGGTGATGGCCTTGAATGGCGACGGCGTGGCCAGCACGGTGGCGCAATTGCCATTCCGCGTGCTGCCCGCCTTTTACCAGACCTGGTGGTTCCGCAGCCTGTGCGCAGCGGCGCTGCTGGCCGCCGCGTATGGGGCTTACCGATGGCGGCTGCGCCAGCACGCCGCGCGCCTGCAGACACGGATGGAGGCGCAGCAGGCCGAGCGCGAACGCATCGCGCGCGAGCTGCACGATACCCTGCTGCAGGGCACGCAGGCGATGATCCTGCACTTTCACAATGCCAGCATGGCCATTGCCGAGGATGATCCCGCGCGCGCCGCCATGCTGCGCGCGCTCGACGACGCCGACCGCATGCTGGGCGAGGGGCGCGACCACGTGCACGACTTGCGCGCCGGCGACGCCGCCGGTGCGCGCTGGAGCGCCATCCTGCGGCGCGAAGGCGAGCGGCTGGCGGCGCAGCACGGTATCGTGTTCCGCTACGCGGAAGAAGGCGAGGCGCGTCTGCTGCATGCGCGCGCCGCGCATGAAATCTACCGCATCGCCAGCGAAGCGCTGCGCAACGCCTTTCAGCATGCGCGCGCGCAGGTGGTTGAAGTGGTGGTGCGCTATGCGTGCGGCGGCATCGAGCTGCTCGTGCGCGACGATGGCCAGGGCTTGCCGCCGGTGGTCGCGGCGAACGGGCAGATTCCCGGACACTGGGGCATGCCCGGCATGCGCGAGCGCGCCGCCAGGCTCGGAGCGCGCCTGTCTGTGGGCGGGCGTGACGGGGGTGGCACGCAGTGGCGCCTGCGAGTGCCTGCGCGCCGCGCCTGGCCGGCAGAGCACGGCCCGCTGCGCCGCTGGTGGCAGCGCTGGCGCCGCTCAGGCGTCGAGGATGCCGCGCCGTAG
- a CDS encoding YoaK family protein: MDQPPHSRLFGTSLGFLAGYVDTLGFIALFGLFTAHVTGNFVLIGAALADASRASILLKFLAFPAFIAGVAITRLMVLAVERRAGPSLTLAMLLQWALLAGFMVFGCLAEPIGKDVSSMAMVAGLLGTAAMGVHSATSRLLLAHLAPTSMMTGNVTQIVIDTVDVLRGAADGATHARCGKFFWPLLAFALGAIAAAFAYLAVGFVALAVPLLLLAGLIIVQHRSGRVAVPAA, encoded by the coding sequence ATGGATCAGCCACCACACAGCCGCTTGTTCGGCACCAGCCTGGGATTTTTAGCGGGCTATGTCGATACCCTGGGTTTTATTGCCCTGTTTGGCCTGTTTACGGCCCATGTCACGGGTAACTTCGTGCTGATCGGCGCCGCCCTGGCGGACGCATCGCGCGCGTCCATCCTGCTGAAGTTTCTCGCTTTCCCCGCCTTTATCGCCGGCGTCGCCATTACGCGCCTGATGGTGCTGGCCGTGGAGCGCCGCGCCGGCCCGTCACTGACCCTGGCGATGCTGCTGCAGTGGGCCTTGCTGGCCGGCTTCATGGTGTTTGGCTGCCTGGCCGAGCCGATCGGCAAGGATGTCAGTTCCATGGCCATGGTGGCCGGCTTGCTGGGCACGGCCGCCATGGGCGTGCACAGCGCCACCAGCCGGCTGCTGCTGGCGCACCTGGCGCCCACTTCCATGATGACGGGCAACGTGACGCAGATCGTCATCGACACCGTCGACGTGCTGCGCGGCGCGGCCGATGGCGCCACCCATGCGCGCTGCGGGAAGTTCTTCTGGCCGCTGCTGGCCTTTGCCCTGGGCGCCATCGCCGCCGCCTTTGCCTACCTGGCCGTCGGCTTTGTGGCGCTGGCCGTGCCCTTGCTGCTGCTCGCTGGCCTGATCATCGTGCAGCACCGCAGCGGCCGCGTAGCCGTGCCGGCAGCCTGA
- a CDS encoding response regulator transcription factor, producing MCSDTAPIRVLIADDHQLLLDGIAALLRAFPGVVLAGQATDGRQAVQQFDALQPDVTLMDLQMPLMSGLDAIGAIRARHPQARIIVLTTYKGDTQVLRAIRAGACGYVLKSALRHELLAAIQNVHAGRRHITPEIEAELALYACSDVLSNRELDVLKQVAQGNSNRETGALLQIKEETVKAHMSAILAKLGARDRTHAVTIALRRGILDA from the coding sequence ATGTGCAGCGATACGGCACCGATACGCGTCCTCATCGCCGACGACCACCAGTTGCTGCTCGACGGCATCGCGGCCCTGCTGCGCGCCTTTCCCGGCGTTGTGCTGGCAGGCCAGGCCACCGATGGCCGGCAGGCGGTGCAGCAATTTGACGCGCTGCAGCCCGATGTCACGCTGATGGATTTGCAGATGCCGCTCATGAGCGGCCTTGACGCCATCGGCGCCATCCGCGCGCGCCATCCGCAGGCGCGCATCATCGTGCTGACCACCTACAAGGGCGATACGCAGGTGCTGCGCGCCATCCGCGCGGGCGCGTGCGGCTATGTGCTGAAAAGCGCCCTGCGCCACGAATTGCTGGCGGCGATACAAAACGTGCACGCGGGGCGGCGCCACATCACGCCCGAGATCGAGGCGGAGCTGGCGCTGTATGCCTGCAGCGACGTGCTGTCGAACCGCGAACTGGACGTGCTCAAGCAGGTTGCGCAAGGCAATTCCAACCGCGAAACAGGCGCCCTGCTGCAGATCAAGGAAGAAACCGTCAAGGCGCACATGAGTGCCATCCTGGCCAAGCTGGGCGCAAGGGACCGCACCCACGCCGTCACCATCGCCCTACGGCGCGGCATCCTCGACGCCTGA
- a CDS encoding ATP-binding protein, with translation MESCSISASPTMAPASRRRRPAVYTTPLYTSKPDGMGMGLAICRRILDAHGGRLWHAPGAPHGSVFHFTLPAP, from the coding sequence ATGGAGTCGTGCAGCATTTCAGCATCGCCGACAATGGCGCCGGCATCGCGCCGCAGGCGGCCGGCCGTCTATACCACTCCCCTGTATACCAGCAAGCCGGACGGCATGGGCATGGGCCTGGCCATCTGCCGTCGCATCCTCGACGCGCATGGCGGCCGCCTGTGGCATGCGCCCGGCGCGCCCCACGGCAGCGTCTTCCACTTCACCCTGCCAGCGCCATGA
- a CDS encoding DoxX family protein, which yields MKKNWMAALAGPFLPDAGLLFARVAGALLVLHVHGLPKLMHFSEELAHIDDPLHLGRAVTLYCALFAEILCPLLVAAGLLTRLACLPLLFLLGVSMLLVHPDWSIADGQFGWLLIIVFGTIAISGAGRYSVDARLRG from the coding sequence ATGAAGAAAAACTGGATGGCGGCGTTGGCCGGCCCCTTTTTACCCGATGCCGGCTTGCTGTTTGCGCGCGTGGCGGGCGCGCTGCTGGTGCTGCACGTGCACGGCTTGCCCAAGCTGATGCATTTTTCCGAGGAACTGGCGCACATCGACGACCCGCTGCACCTGGGCCGCGCCGTCACCCTGTACTGCGCCCTGTTCGCGGAAATCCTTTGCCCGCTGCTGGTTGCCGCTGGCTTGCTGACGCGCCTGGCCTGTCTGCCCCTGCTGTTCCTGCTGGGCGTGTCGATGCTGCTCGTGCACCCTGACTGGAGCATCGCCGACGGTCAGTTCGGCTGGCTGCTGATCATCGTCTTCGGCACCATCGCCATCAGCGGCGCGGGACGCTATTCGGTCGATGCGAGGCTGCGCGGCTAA
- a CDS encoding alpha/beta hydrolase encodes MSKKIEAEEVNSRRKLLVSVAGVAAGAGLLAAGGASAAAKPAAAAAPGKLSVNSITVKDGTVIHFKDWGTGTPVVFSHGWPLQGDAWEDQMMFLASHGYRVIAHDRRGHGLSSQPWQGNDMDTYADDLATLLDALDIKGATLVGHSTGGGEVARYIGRHGEKRVAKAVLVGAVPPQMVKSDTNPGGLPMSVFDGIRAGVLADRSQFFKDLTVPFFGANRPGNKVSQGMRDTFWLQGMQCGIKNAYDCIKQFSETDFTADLKKISVPTLVVHGGDDQIVPIDASGKAAAKLIKNAKLVIYEGAPHGLPATHKDRLNEDLLAFIKS; translated from the coding sequence ATGTCGAAGAAAATCGAAGCCGAAGAAGTCAACTCCCGCCGCAAGCTGCTCGTCAGCGTCGCCGGTGTCGCCGCAGGCGCGGGCCTGCTGGCCGCCGGTGGCGCCAGCGCCGCCGCCAAGCCTGCCGCTGCCGCTGCGCCGGGCAAGCTCAGCGTCAATAGCATCACCGTCAAGGACGGCACCGTCATCCATTTCAAGGACTGGGGCACGGGTACGCCCGTCGTCTTCAGCCACGGCTGGCCTTTGCAGGGCGATGCCTGGGAAGACCAGATGATGTTCCTGGCCAGCCACGGCTACCGCGTGATCGCGCACGACCGCCGCGGCCACGGCCTGTCCAGCCAGCCATGGCAGGGCAATGACATGGATACCTACGCCGATGACCTGGCCACCCTACTCGACGCGCTCGACATCAAGGGTGCGACCCTGGTCGGCCATTCGACGGGCGGCGGCGAAGTGGCGCGCTACATCGGCCGCCATGGCGAGAAACGCGTGGCCAAAGCCGTGCTGGTTGGCGCCGTGCCGCCGCAGATGGTCAAGTCGGATACCAATCCGGGCGGCTTGCCGATGTCCGTCTTCGATGGCATCCGCGCCGGCGTGCTGGCCGACCGCTCGCAATTTTTCAAGGACCTGACGGTGCCATTCTTCGGCGCCAACCGTCCCGGCAACAAAGTGTCGCAAGGCATGCGCGACACCTTCTGGCTGCAGGGCATGCAGTGCGGCATCAAGAACGCCTACGATTGCATCAAGCAGTTTTCCGAAACGGACTTCACGGCCGACCTGAAGAAAATCTCCGTGCCGACCCTGGTGGTGCACGGCGGCGACGACCAGATCGTGCCCATCGACGCTTCCGGCAAGGCCGCGGCCAAACTCATCAAGAACGCCAAGCTCGTCATATATGAAGGCGCGCCGCACGGCTTGCCGGCCACCCACAAAGACCGCCTGAACGAAGACTTGCTGGCCTTTATCAAGTCCTGA
- a CDS encoding XapX domain-containing protein, whose product MKLYVISLAVGLLVGIIYAVLQVRSPAPPAIALIGLLGMLIGEQIVPSVKRLMAGEAITVSWLRSECVPKISGVEAKPTLAKAAPQQKDDSAA is encoded by the coding sequence ATGAAGTTATATGTGATTTCGCTGGCCGTGGGTTTGCTGGTTGGCATCATCTACGCCGTCTTGCAGGTGCGCTCGCCGGCGCCGCCCGCGATAGCCCTGATCGGCCTGCTGGGCATGCTGATCGGCGAACAGATCGTCCCCAGCGTCAAGCGCCTGATGGCGGGCGAGGCCATCACGGTGTCGTGGCTGCGCAGCGAATGCGTGCCGAAGATCAGTGGCGTAGAAGCGAAGCCAACACTGGCCAAGGCCGCGCCGCAGCAGAAGGACGACAGCGCCGCCTGA
- a CDS encoding PLP-dependent aminotransferase family protein: protein MPQSKSIQNESQANAWITPFVQHGGPRYLQIADMIERALSDGSLRPGDRLPPQRSLAALFQVDLTTVTRAYDEAKRRNLLEGQGARGTYVAAPKVELTQMLDLSMNIPPPPVGVDFDDLLKQGLAQVLLRTDSDLLMSYHLGGGGKADRAAGAAWLAPMFGHVDAEHVVACPGAQAALAALILTLSRPGDSILTEAAVYPGLRSAAGQLNRKAVVVEADADGMLPEALEKACRKHNARLVYLNPTLQNPTAHTMPAARRLAITQAAQRCGMHIIEDDPYWLLASDAPPPLAHYAPGHVSHITTLSKCLAPGLRMAYTLIADAQLRERFLHALRSFSLMATPVTMALTTQWIHDGSAHALLAGIRSEADARQDVIRTILTGTSHPHSDGIHVWFSLPSYWTSRELAASARAQGVAVTASDAFYDSRPPNAIRISLGSIRDRARLANALKKLSLLLAHKPAVHREFVI from the coding sequence ATGCCCCAATCCAAATCCATACAAAATGAAAGCCAGGCCAACGCCTGGATCACGCCGTTCGTGCAGCACGGCGGCCCGCGCTACCTGCAGATCGCCGACATGATCGAACGCGCGCTATCCGACGGCAGCCTGCGTCCCGGCGACCGCTTGCCGCCACAGCGCAGCCTGGCCGCCCTGTTCCAGGTCGACCTGACGACGGTAACGCGCGCCTACGACGAGGCCAAGCGCCGCAACCTGCTGGAGGGGCAGGGCGCGCGCGGCACCTATGTGGCGGCGCCGAAAGTGGAATTGACGCAGATGCTGGACCTGAGCATGAACATCCCGCCGCCGCCCGTGGGCGTGGATTTCGACGATCTGCTGAAACAGGGACTGGCGCAGGTGTTGCTGCGCACGGACAGCGATTTATTGATGAGCTATCACCTGGGTGGCGGTGGCAAGGCCGACCGCGCGGCCGGCGCCGCCTGGCTGGCGCCCATGTTCGGCCATGTCGACGCGGAGCACGTCGTGGCCTGTCCCGGCGCGCAGGCGGCGCTGGCGGCGCTGATATTAACCCTCAGCCGCCCCGGCGACAGCATCCTGACGGAAGCGGCCGTCTACCCGGGCTTGCGGTCGGCAGCGGGCCAGCTGAACCGCAAGGCCGTCGTCGTGGAAGCGGACGCCGACGGCATGCTGCCCGAAGCGCTGGAAAAGGCCTGCCGCAAGCACAACGCGCGCCTGGTGTATTTGAACCCGACCCTGCAAAACCCCACGGCGCACACCATGCCGGCCGCGCGCCGCCTGGCCATCACGCAAGCGGCGCAGCGCTGCGGCATGCACATCATCGAGGATGACCCGTACTGGCTGCTGGCCTCCGATGCGCCGCCCCCGCTGGCGCACTACGCGCCGGGCCACGTGTCGCATATCACCACCCTGTCGAAATGCCTCGCGCCCGGCCTGCGCATGGCCTACACCTTGATCGCCGATGCGCAGCTGCGCGAGCGCTTCCTGCATGCCCTGCGCTCGTTTTCCCTGATGGCCACGCCCGTGACGATGGCGCTGACGACGCAGTGGATACACGACGGCTCCGCGCACGCGCTGCTGGCCGGCATACGCAGCGAGGCCGATGCGCGCCAGGACGTCATCCGCACCATCCTGACGGGCACCAGCCACCCACACAGCGACGGCATCCATGTATGGTTTTCGCTGCCCAGTTACTGGACCTCGCGCGAACTGGCCGCCAGCGCCCGCGCCCAAGGCGTGGCCGTCACGGCTTCCGACGCCTTCTACGACAGCCGCCCGCCGAACGCCATCCGCATCTCGCTGGGCAGCATCCGCGACCGCGCGCGCCTGGCCAACGCATTAAAGAAATTATCCCTGCTGCTGGCGCACAAACCGGCCGTGCACCGGGAATTCGTGATTTAG